One region of Ostrinia nubilalis chromosome 14, ilOstNubi1.1, whole genome shotgun sequence genomic DNA includes:
- the LOC135078275 gene encoding uncharacterized protein LOC135078275 has protein sequence MSYLHHNFVFNFNSIFYRSDFEYYCDKKAVAKRHGNKREDIDSEEETSCKRLKQQRPRKTAKHLFDDSEDESVNKPLKQKPRKTAKHLFDDSEEESVNKPTKSSAKKSSTKRKSAESSSGDKRTRTSGWKLDLDDDADVESSRARSQPGRLQSVLTRRVADGVLRRTASLPGDLFVELRLYNADEIRAVQPKDRWEKAVLSLKYQSSSNAEHLDLLRQFVTRAREAFEEDGTFFADKKNSS, from the exons atgtCGTACCTGCATCATAATTTCGTCTTTAACTTTAACTCTATATTTTACAGGTCGGACTTTGAGTATTACTGCGACAAAAAAGCAGTTGCCAAGCGGCACGGAAATAAACGCGAAGACATAGATTCTGAAGAGGAAACATCTTGTAAAAG GTTGAAGCAGCAGAGACCGCGAAAAACAGCCAAACATTTATTTGACGACTCTGAAGACGAATCAGTTAATAAACC GTTGAAGCAGAAACCTCGAAAAACGGCCAAACATTTATTCGACGACTCTGAAGAGGAATCAGTTAATAAACC aactaAATCATCAGCGAAAAAGTCGTCTACCAAACGCAAGTCAGCAGAGAGCTCGAGTGGAGACAAACGAACTCGAACCTCAGGGTGGAAGCTGGACTTGGACGACGACGCGGACGTCGAGAGCAGTCGCGCGCGCAGCCAGCCCGGCCGCCTGCAGTCCGTGCTGACGCGTCGAGTGGCCGACGGAGTCCTGCGCCGCACCGCCTCTCTGCCTGGGGATCTCTTCGTGGAGTTGCGCCTCTACAACGCGGACGAGATACGAGCTGTGCAGCCGAAAGATCGTTGGGAGAAGGCGGTATTGTCACTCAAATACCAAAGCAGCTCTAACGCCGAACATCTTGACCTACTGCGGCAATTCGTCACGCGTGCGCGAGAGGCATTCGAAGAGGACGGTACTTTTTTCgctgataaaaaaaatagttcgtaa